CATCCCCGGCATACAAGGCTCCCACTTTTTGGGTGTTTAGTGAATATTGGAGAACTTCCTTGATATGGTTGGTGGCATTATCACAAAGTCTCCGGTACATTGGTGGCACACTACCTGATACCACGATAATCGCCAATTTCCTCTTCTTATCAGATCTGGGCTGAGGACATCCTTTTATAATATTTAATACCTTACCCTCTGGTTTGGCGAAGACCCAGGTAATCCTCTCCAGGAAGGTGGCCATGGGAGCAGTTACAAATGAAGAGTGGACAGGGGTTCCCATAATCAGGGCATCTGATTTAAGGAGGTACTCGTCTATCTGGTCCATATCATCCCTTATAGTGCATCTGGCCATTGGCTGGTCTGTTACCGTATCCCGGCATACCAGACAGTTCTGGCAATAATTGATATCATAATCCGTTAGATGAATCTTCCGAACCTCACAGTCTGGATTCTTAAACTTCACACCTTCAATAGCTTTATCCACCAATTTATCAGTGGCCTTCCCTTTCCGGGGGCTCCCCACCACTGCTAAAACATTCACACTAATCACCTCCCTATCTTCATCTATTATATTTATTTTATGTCAACAAAAATTTTATTGTCAAAAAAATAACAAAACCTCCTTATTAGACTATATGGTTATTACCA
The window above is part of the Methanobacterium sp. genome. Proteins encoded here:
- a CDS encoding flavodoxin family protein, with protein sequence MNVLAVVGSPRKGKATDKLVDKAIEGVKFKNPDCEVRKIHLTDYDINYCQNCLVCRDTVTDQPMARCTIRDDMDQIDEYLLKSDALIMGTPVHSSFVTAPMATFLERITWVFAKPEGKVLNIIKGCPQPRSDKKRKLAIIVVSGSVPPMYRRLCDNATNHIKEVLQYSLNTQKVGALYAGDVEHRGVDSYLEQAFKLGKKLV